The DNA segment actgaggtttccaggctccctgcacccatgtcttccactagagcagaactgtatgctgtactggaggcgctctacattgtggcgcctctccataagaatgtatatttctttattgacagtcaggctgcattgtacgcccttcaatccacctcccccatggactgtgatctagttaataagtgtcttgatctcatccacgccctagaaggtgctggtgccacggtccatttcatctggataccctctcatgtgggtatcccgctaaatgaaaaagcagaccaccttgctcagtgtgccctacaagatgacacagtggaccctggcactgagtacacactgggttatgttaagagtagcattaaggactttgtacaaagtagcattagtgatcagttggagctttgttgccataggggcagtgcatagtcttcactatgcacatgtctcccagagctgtgcttacacctacgggagacacactgcatcacatgacagcgTGGCattgaggctcagattaggctacaaatacttttgggaagtcagtgcttctcctggtgtgtgctgtgtgctacaccaaggggacacactctgcgtcactatatcatggaatgtcctctcattgctaaatttaggccacaaggtcagcatgacttgtacagcctcattgaccatctcctagactctgccaccctcagggaaatagtcagggaatatcctcagtttgctcccagactgtaggatgtcttaggcaataaggtgtgcaattgttccctacaggagctgccgatacaaaggcctgacccagaagaaattctgcgtcacctgtaccatcaagatcaagatcaagatacaTCTACGTGACCTGACGTCGTCGAACGTCGAGGAGGTAAGACGTGGTGTGTTTTGCTcccgatttttttattttttttttatttcgttctttGTTGTTTTAGCAGGATGTACGAGAACGACTGTAAGGTATGCAAAGGTGAGGTGAACAATAGGAGTAACTCCATCGCATGTGAATGTTGTGGAGATTGGTATCACACGCGATGTGTGGGCCTTAAGGAAGCCAGCCAGAAGGTACTGAGGAACGACTTCCTAATAGGCATATGCCCTGAGTGCCTAGACACTACCAGGGCATGGTGGGAGGAGAAACGGGtagcaaaggaagaaggaggcacGGATGGAACAGGGAGGCCCTGACCCTAGTAGTCaaggagatgtggaggtggaggggggcgCCACAGGTGCGGTGACCCCACAGGAGTCCGACCACTCCTACAGCAACAAGGCTGTAACGGACTCCTGGTAACCGAGGGAAGGGGCAgtgaagaggtgatggtggaaaaGGACAGCAGTCTGGAGGAGGTAGGTAAGGAGCcaaaggtacaggaggaggccaagggaggGGCTAGGAGTAGGAGTGCACTAGATACCCCCAGCCAGACACGGGCCAACAGCAGAGGTACCCAGGAGGCCAAtagtaagagagggaaggaggaccaGGGCAGTGTTGGGAGTAGAGGCAGGAGTGGCAGAGGTAAGGGCCATAGTGAGTCGGCATGGATGGGCATAGGTCGGCAATCCTGGCGACATATCCAGGATGGCAAGCGGCTATGGCTGAAGACAGGGAGCAAAGTTAGGAGGATGTGGCTGTTTGGAGATAGCCTGATGAgaggagtagagaaagagatataCTCCTGTCGAAAGGTGGGTATAGAGTGATGGACAAAAGCAGACCAGGGGCCAATATTCGGGTCATCCGTGAGGCGGTGATGAGCTCCTTCACCAGATGGAGCCTGAAgacctggtggtggtagagggaggaggaaacgggCTGGAGGATATAGGAGgacgagagacagtgagagtgatggaggagataGTCAGAGTGGTGGAGCGTAAAACACACAGGAGGCCCCTGGTGATGTGTATCCCTaagaggagggacaaggaggGTCAGGTCTTTGGccgggagaggagatgggtgaatggaaaGGTAGTAGAAAGACTGGAAGACTGGAAATGTGATGGGATGCAGCTGTGGGAGAGGATGGACTGGAGGCAGGTGTGGACACAGGATGGCGTACACATGTCCACTATTGGAAAGGTGTGGGTGGCCTGGAACTTGGTGGAGTGGGCTCAGCGTTGGGAGGAAGGCAGCAGGAATAGGATAGAATCCAGAGAGAAGGGGCAggtgtttgtatgagagaggaggacagaagcgtgaaagagagcaggttaccgagagaaagggaacctgcgggaggagagtgggtaaatgtaaaaggaagaggaggtacccaCAGGGCGTCAGGATGCATGAGGAttgggtgtgtgaatgtgagaggatggggcactGGCAAGTTTGAGGATTTATGCAAGGAGCTGAATGAATGGAGCTTGGATGTGGTAGGTATCACGGAGACTCACCTGCGGGACGTGGTGcatatggaaggaaatgagtttgtcatgatagggaaagggcgtagaaaacaggataagttaggaggaggcgtagccttgctccacaaaaaggtgaggaacctgagagtggaagagctggacataggagacagtgctgagagtgaggacgtgctagctgttcgagtggagtgcaggagtgaaagtggcagagctgagaggatagtcgtagtggtagtgtatatgACAGTGGAAGGCGACAGAGCAGTCAGGAGAATGGcagaaaatatagtgttttgaaaaagattgcaagagagtatgctggagagagagtgattgttatgggagacatgaatgcccacataggtatgttaggtgaacaaatgaacaggaacggtgagatgctggatgagcttgtgaatgaggtgagtttggagaatctcaatgagaccctggctgaaggacgagtgacttggtgtgggaggaaccaggagtctgcgattgactacatgctagtgaatgggagaatgcgtgaagttgttgaccgcatgtggattgatgaagatgggatgattgacatagtctcagaccataacatgctggtgttAGAGTGCaagttgaatggaagagatggaacaaatgccaaggccaagaggaaaaagtggagattgagagatgtaggatgggagaatttccaggtggacttgagtgagaggagctgggaggatgaaagtctaagcgacgtggatgaactgaatgatagatttgtagaaaatgtgagaaatgcagcagtaagccagatagggtatgcaagaacaagtgccagaaagcatgcatgtaggccgtggtggaataatgagatcagggatgctaggaaggaaaggaagagactgaatagagtgtgcagacagttaagaaagaggagacatgagagtgaggaagctgaaagggagtacctgaatgcatgggcagcgtatgtgagtcagcagcgaatgacgaagcgaaagataatgaatgctaaagttacaagtgagagaagtgtgattcagtcccttagagagaaaggtatggaaggtgggcgagaatggtatagattcctgaggggtgagggatgcctaacagtgagaatgtggagagcctgaaggtgaatggggcagtggtgactgataaggaagaaatgagaagggcaataaaagagttttgggaagagattggaggtgtaagtgaggtctttgatgtggatgaaggacatgtgtcactggagagaaaggatgcagatgagttgaatgaaaggatcagcagggaggaggtggagaaatgtgtgaagaagcagaagaatgggaaggcagcagggccggatgagataccgtatgaaatgtacaaaatggaggagaagtagtgattgataggatgactgagttgttcaaccaggtgtgggaggaggagagagtgccgagaatgtggaatgaatgcagggtgaccttgttgcataagggaggatataagagtaagaatgagttgaggaactacaggccgattgcgttagttaacacagtaggcaaagtgttcagtgcggtgttgaatgagagattgtgcaaatggattgagagagttggagtgttaggcgaagagcaaaatggattccgagtggacaggagagcagaagacaatctgtttgtagtgaatgaattgattgagagaaagaaaagggatggtagcaaactatacttaggtttcctagacatagagaaagcatatgatagggtaaacagagaaatgctaggtagggtgttagaaaaattgggttaagtgcaaagatagttaacatagtgagaagtatgtatgtggatacaagagctaagtataaactagggatatagagacagactgggtgaagagtgaaagaggagttaggcagggttgcatattatcaccaaccctctttagcttatatacagaagaattggctgctagaatgaggagaatgaatgcaggtgtaaatgtgggaaatgataagataggtgtgctcttgtatgcagatgatgttgtagtcatgagtgagtcggcagaagagctacagagtatgcttgatgtagtagatgggtatggaagagattttggagtgagatttagtagtgaaaagagtaaggtaatggttgtgcataggtcagaggatgagaggaaccatgtgtggagattaggagtgaatgaggtgcagcagacagatgaatataagtatctggggatgtggatgagtccggatggctgtgtaaagattaagaatgagaagataagtatggcaaatcagtgggtaggtcgtctaggaagtgcagcaaggatgagggcgagtaaatatgacgtgctgcgagaagtttggaagagcgtggctgttccgagcatcatgtatggtatggatgtgattgcttggaatgagagtgaactagataagttagaaatagggcagaatagagttgcaagaatggcacttaatgcacctagatatgcagcagtagaggcccttaggggtgatatgggttggagcacttttagagagagatatgtgaaagcgaccctaaagtataaggctaggttagaacgaatgaatgatgcaaggatagtgagaaaagtgtttctgtggaatgtcaggagtagcaagtgggggaagaggtgtgtcaggctggtagcaaagagtgggttagtaagtagttgggtttttcaacaggtagaaggaagacatttagagagagactggagtatgattgttagaaatggagaaggtagagaatgggatgtaaggaagtggaagagtgagattgacagagtagtgaaaggtgtgggactggatgactggagaaataggatggagcaaaagagtaccttggtatggtatagagagaaagaggccccaatgtatgaaaagtggtatgacggaagcctgggtggtgatcttctcttccgagctagggcacagtgcatggatgtgaatgcaaggaattatagatggtcagagtcctgcagcaaagtgtgccagatgtgtgacttgggagaggatgagacagtggaacatgtggtggtggagtgtgtgaagtatgccagagacaggcatgagatgatgcaagtggtgctgagggagctggggcatgacagagtggagatgacaggaagggaatggatggtgttgctgctgggactgtgtgggagacgaatgaaaggatgattgaggctgtgaaagagttcctggagagaatgtggcgtgccagatgcaggaactagtggtgtgaaagatggtgattgccctctttgttgtctggtgttctttttgttccctacaggagctgccgatacaaaggcctgacccagaagaaattctgcgtcacctgtaccatcaagatcaagatcaagatcatgctTACTTATGTCATTGCTATGCATGGGGTGTATGTTGGTGTTTAGTATGTTCCTGGATGTGCTTACTTTTTCCTGTGATTATCATTAAAGTTTATTTCAGTGTCAAGGAATGCATACTACCACGTCTGTCGAAGCAATGCActgaccacaaccacaacctcgCCGCCTACTCAAGATTCAGATCAAGAGAAGAGACATgagcggcgtggtggtggttcctTGGTTTTCTAGGTGAGATCATGCcttattttgtatatattgaGTTTGATTAGGCTCGAAATGTATGTTGTATTGATCCTATGGTCGTGAAATGTGAgccggagggagaggagtgccTGTGGATTATGAGACACTGCCGGGATTACCTAGTTATCCGATGAGTGCTGTCAATAAGAAGGatttttgctgttattatgAATAACTGTTTGAAAATAGCTGAACTATTGAACGGGAGTAAGTGGTGTTTAATGACGTTGTGATCAGTCATATAAGGGCAGCTCACATTGGCCGAACATTCATGCACCATTCCATTCAGTAAACCAACATACCAAGTCAACGCCAGGGACTTTTAACGTGTAATGCAGTGTAAGACATGTATTTGTTCACTGTAGCTTAACCATACGCGACaaccccaccaaaaaaaaagtaaaaaaaaaaaaaaaataataataataatcatgtgTATGGTTTAGGTACTTTATGAAAGTTGCTATTGGTGAGATGTTAACCTTTAATGTAGTCTTTGGATGAAAGCACAGATGTTACTTGAATATTGTTCATCGCAATACAGCAGATGGACGTATTTTATTTGTGTTCCTCCTTTGCCTTGTGACAGAGAGGAGTGGCTGGAGACATACAGCGGTGCATTCTGTAGTGATGTGGGCCGCTGGAAAGATGCCAGAGACACAATGTTGGTGTGGCAGGCCAGGTGAGTGAACCACTGTACTACCTCTCATAACCATGATGATAGAAATAAGTTTTGCCTACTCAATTCAAGACCGTGACTAGCTATTTATTCATAGACAGAAGTATATTGCttataatgtttctttttacaaATGCACAGTGAAGAGATCAGCAGGAAGTAATGGCACTTAATAAACTTGCAGGGTTGAGAAGTTGCCGGCAGGAGTTGACGTGACACTACCACTGCTCCAGGCCAAGATAGTGGATGCTGATCCTACAGTTGAGAACAGTGTCAAGTCCATCTTCTTGGCCTCGGCATTGCAGAGGTGAGATGCTCGGCACTTGTACTGGGCAACGCAGTGTTGAGGTGCTTGACTCCCAAGTAATGCCTGACACACTGGTGCACATTTCAGGTCTCTGACAGCTAATGGAGATGTGTGCAACTTGATCTTCTtgccttgaaaataaaaaagaggcagGACAGAAATGTTTTGACCATAACTGTATTTGGCAACACTTACGCTATGGCTAACAGGGCTGTCTCCACTGACTGTGGTTGACGGGACTGCCTCAATAGACTGACTTGAAGGATTGAAGTCAGGGGACTTCAGCTACTCTTAGAGTTCCTGTTGTTTCCACAGATTTCCTCTTACAAAAGTGTGACTCTGCTTTCCAGCATGTAGTGTGGCCAGGTGTGGTAATCAGGAAGTTTTAGAGTATATTTTATAATTTGCAGGAAAGCATTTGGTTTCTTCATAGAGATGTCAACACTGTCCCTGTTCCAGACTCTATGATGAAACTTTCACTGTAAATCTCTCCTGCAGGTTTGTTACTTCCATTGTCAAGCTTCCCCAGACCAAGTACTACCGAGCACACTCCATGCACAACCTGGCGCAGGAAATTGGCCTTCCTATGCATTTGGTTGACCTGAGGAATGAGCTAGTGCACGGACATGGAGGCTGGACAGGTGGGGAGACGGTGCACAGGGCCTTGGACACTGCATTCAAATGGATTAAGGTAACGTGCCTTTTGTACAAATTTATGTTTGCAGTTTTATAAGAAGTGGTGAAGTTTGCCTTTTACTGttcttatttgttcatttatttattattgttttttaatgtttttgtgtAATCTTTTTATCATCTGGGAGAAAGATATATTCCCCTAGATTTTCCGAGAATTGAGATAGTTGAGACaagacccttccttcctttccaatccttttttttttttttttttttttttatccttgacCAATCTTCCcattcaagagaaaaaaagatacatttcTATAGATTTTCCTAGAAGTGAGATGTGTGAGActacccttttccttttcctagttTCTTGCTCTCCTGTTTTCCCTTCTATGTGCTTTTGTTACACTTAAGCAGTGAACTGGAGTGTgtgatgtttattttttaagCACATCTGTTTTTGCAGGGTTATTATTGGGATGCAGAGTTTGAGAAGAGTCAGATGAAGGAGTGTGATGCATCAGGAATCTCTGAGGAGAACTGGGAaggttttctctttctgttgagGAAGTATACAAAGCTCACTATATCATTTGCTAAGAAGAAAGTGCCATTATACATCAAGGTAAGGATAGGCAGAACTTTGTAGCTCTGGTGTCATGTTTATTATCAGATTGTATTGAGAAAgagttttttctctctgttgaGGAAGTATACAAAGCTTGCCGCATCATTTAGCTATCAAGAAGAATGTGCCAACGTAAGTCAAACTAAGGACAAGGAGGATCTGgcactgtttttttgtttaatgagaAAATTTTCCTTAACTTATAAcaacttctcatctcttcctaacTCCCCATGGTTCTAATTTAACTCTTTCACATCAGATATTCTTCATTCCCGttatttcttaacttttctgGCATTTATTTGTGCATTGAAACTTGTTAAATATGTCTATAGCATAGAAAATACAAATTAAAGCTTGACTATCTATGAGAATAGTAGTgcttcaataacaataataaatatctGTGCTAAGATTCTCAGACTATTGCTGCCATGTTGCCAGGTTAAAAGAGCTCTGATCCGGAGTCTGGGGTCATTGTACTCGCTGGATGCTGAGGAGTGCACCAAGGCAATCGTTTCTCATGTCCTGCTGCCCGACAGTCACTCTGACTTGGCCAGGCATCACAGTGGTGGTAAGCCATACTCATGTTCTCATCAGCTTAAGTCTTAATAAatatattattactgttattggaAAATTATCTGTGTATGTATATTGTTtagatttttatttgtatttattctcaCTTTATCAATCCTTGTCTACATCCACCAGttgatgtgtgtgagtgtggttgCTTCATTGATGGCAGAATGCTGGAGAGAGTGCAACCCCTGCTTGCATTTTTCTGCAGCACCAGTGAAGGCCTTGGCTTACTCCTGTCGTGTCTTGTCAAAAGGGGCCAAGGTAAGTGACAGTATATTTTGATATTTGGGTTTTGTGGAGTCAATACATACTCAGTGAATACTCAGAAGTTCAGTTCTGTTATGAAAGATGGTATATCTTAATCTATTTGGTTTCAGAACACTCCAAACTGGCATCAGAATGGATATGCATTATTGCTGGAGAATTGCTGGCGTTACCTTGTTTCTCCAGCCAAGCAAATCACTGTTCCAGTCACTCATTAGTGCTTGAGGAGCCACCTGAAGAGGTGGACTGGAAGAGAGTAGTGGTGGACCTTCTTACTGCACACTCTGATTGGTCCACTCACACTGCCTTCAGGTGGGAAGTCTTCTAGCAAGACTTACATTGTTGCAACTCATTTACCTCCTCAATGCATGACATAATTCATAGTCATACTTATTTAGTATTTTCTGTATGGATTGAAATTGTAAAAGTATGCTGATGAAATGATTAGTTTCTTGGATAATtcttgaagaggttaaacagtATTGTGTTTAGATGTGAACAATGAAAACAGTACCaatctctcatccttctccacATCATTTATTGGTACATATGTAACTCTATTTCCAGAATTATGGACAGTCCAAAAACAAGGATAACAAAAAgccaaaggaaaaatattgaagatcttgtgtatgtgtttagTGGAGGCTCACAAGCTTGTCATGGTAAGGAGAGCAaagccatcacacacacaggggaagaTCTCTACACCATTGACAGCATTCTAGCAACAGCAAAGCATCTTTCACTAGGAGACCGAAGGAAGCTGGATAGGCTGAGGATTGCTGTCACTGGTATTGACTCTGGTAAGACCAAGGTTCTTCTCTGATGTATTATGTCTCCTGCTTGATGTGTCAATACTATCCAGTCTCCATATCTGGTTTTATCCagccttgctgtgtgtgtgtgtgtgtgtgtgtatttacctagttgtatttacctagttgtagttttacagggcctgggctttatgctcgtgtggccccgtctccatatctacacttatccaatttttctttaaaactatgtacactctttgctgataccacttcctcactcaaactgttccaagtctcaacacatctttgcgggaaactaaattttttaacatctctcagacatcttcccttcctcagtttcttactatgcgatcttgtgcttctaatgtcatattcttctctcaggattagtttcttattatccacttgatccattccattaatcaatttataaacttgtatcagatcccctctctctcttctctgttccagggttggtagatccatagcttttagtctctcctcatatgtcatccctttaaattctggaatcattcttgtagccattttttgtagtctctccaatttccttacgtgtttctttttatgggggatcaacacaactgcatattccaatctaggtcttattttagtacttatcaatttcttcatcatttctttgtccatatagtgaaatgctaatccaatattccttagcaaattatacgtctctctgaaaattctatcaatatggcttaccggttgattgttttcttccattgtcactcccatgtccttttccttttttactttttctagttctactccatctccccactggtcgtctttcactttttcccatttccatgacatggcttttgtccacattgaattccatctcccattttttactccatttccagatcttgtttaagtcttcctgtagtatttcacaatcctctttttgtttaatgactctgcacagtttcgcatcgtccgcaaacagatttatgtagctgttcactccctctggcatgtcatttatatatacgagaaaaag comes from the Portunus trituberculatus isolate SZX2019 chromosome 29, ASM1759143v1, whole genome shotgun sequence genome and includes:
- the LOC123510616 gene encoding uncharacterized protein LOC123510616 — translated: MSGVVVVPWFSREEWLETYSGAFCSDVGRWKDARDTMLVWQARVEKLPAGVDVTLPLLQAKIVDADPTVENSVKSIFLASALQRFVTSIVKLPQTKYYRAHSMHNLAQEIGLPMHLVDLRNELVHGHGGWTGGETVHRALDTAFKWIKGYYWDAEFEKSQMKECDASGISEENWEGFLFLLRKYTKLTISFAKKKVPLYIKVKRALIRSLGSLYSLDAEECTKAIVSHVLLPDSHSDLARHHSGVDVCECGCFIDGRMLERVQPLLAFFCSTSEGLGLLLSCLVKRGQEHSKLASEWICIIAGELLALPCFSSQANHCSSHSLVLEEPPEEVDWKRVVVDLLTAHSDWSTHTAFRIMDSPKTRITKSQRKNIEDLVYVFSGGSQACHGKESKAITHTGEDLYTIDSILATAKHLSLGDRRKLDRLRIAVTGIDSDSVSGDVPLGILTHQRDNSLFFKELILHYPDSDSAPLPSKRPKLQNSLG